One Gossypium raimondii isolate GPD5lz chromosome 3, ASM2569854v1, whole genome shotgun sequence genomic window carries:
- the LOC105795645 gene encoding uncharacterized protein LOC105795645: protein METYLEAIDLWEAVEEDYEISALPTNPTVAQIKTQKEKKIRKSKAKAYSRIIEKIIVTVPERFKATITTLENTKDMSKITLPELLSALQAQEQMRVMRQERAAEGALLVKHQDDGKNRRSKNKIFHAASREIFAFGNRSKTENRTSRVKRIILHFNIAARKVTLLLSAREDQMQSAQQEDEAQVADREEDQLFVATCFNSHETSESWLINSVCTNHMTHDKELFKELKSTESKNVRIGNDDYIAVKGKGTIAITSCSGTKFITDVLYVPDIDQNLLSIGQLVEKGFEVKFMEKACVIEDATGQKMFEVKMERRSFSLNPMQEEQSAFLIKEGLTMLWYKRLRHCHY from the exons ATGGAGACTTACTTGGAGGCTATAGATCTTTGGGAAGCAGTGGAAGAAGACTATGAGATTTCTGCATTGCCTACTAACCCCACTGTGGCacaaatcaaaacacaaaaagaaaagaagataagGAAATCAAAGGCAAAAGCTT ATTCAAGGATTATAGAGAAAATTATTGTAACAGTACCTGAAAGGTTTAAGGCTACCATCACCACCTTAGAGAACACGAAGGATATGTCAAAGATTACTTTGCCGGAACTCTTAAGTGCTTTACAAGCACAAGAGCAAATGCGTGTAATGAGGCAAGAAAGGGCTGCCGAAGGTGCTTTACTAGTTAAGCATCAAGATGATGGAAAGAACAGGAGgtcaaagaataaaatttttcacGCTGCGAGTAGAGAAATCTTTGCATTTGGGAACAGAAGTAAAACTGAAAATAGAACATCAAGAGTAAAAAGGATTATCCTCCATTTTAACATTGCGGCAAGAAAGGTCACGCTCCTTTTAAGTGCTAGAGAAGACCAAATGCAAAGTGCA CAACAAGAAGATGAAGCGCAAGTGGCAGATCGAGAAGAAGATCAGCTTTTTGTTGCAACTTGTTTCAATAGTCATGAAACAAGTGAAAGTTGGCTCATTAATAGTGTTTGCACTAATCATATGACACATGACAAAGAGTTGTTCAAAGAATTGAAGAGTACCGAGTCCAAGAATGTCAGAATTGGGAACGATGACTACATTGCAGTCAAAGGAAAGGGCACTATAGCCATTACAAGCTGTTCAGGTACCAAGTTTATTACTGATGTTTTATATGTACCTGATATTGATCAAAACTTGCTTAGTATTGGTCAATTAGTAGAGAAGGGATTCGAAGTGAAGTTCATGGAAAAGGCATGTGTGATAGAGGATGCTACAGGACAGAAGATGTTCGAAGTTAAGATGGAAAGAAGAAGTTTTTCCCTCAATCCAATGCAGGAGGAGCAATCAGCTTTTCTAATCAAAGAAGGCCTCACAATGCTGTGGTATAAAAGGCTCAGACATTGTCACTATTAG